Proteins encoded together in one Phalacrocorax aristotelis chromosome 7, bGulAri2.1, whole genome shotgun sequence window:
- the FRMD5 gene encoding FERM domain-containing protein 5 isoform X1 yields the protein MRAQPPFTMCFRVKFYPTDPAALKEEITRYLVFLQIKRDLYHGRLLCKTSDAALLAAYILQAEIGDYDPGKHPEGYSSKFQFFPKHSEKLERKIAEIHKSELSGQTPATSELNFLRKAQTLETYGVDPHPCKDVSGNAAFLAFTPFGFVVLQGNKRVHFIKWNEVTKMKFEGKTFYLYVSQKEEKKIVLTYFAPTPEACKHLWKCGIENQAFYKLEKSSQVRTVSSSNLFFKGSRFRYSGRVAKEVMESSAKIKREPPEIHRAGLVPSRSCPSITHGPRLSSVPRTRRRAVHISIMEGLESLRDSAHSTPVRSASHGDAFVAPGRSSRAESSERVAVIADENYSPADSVLPTPVAEHSLELMLLSRQANGAPCSIEEEKESEAGTPAAAEAEEGGELRALCPGAGGLGAAQAEQVNKFVLSVLRLLLVTVGLLFVLLLLLIVLTESDLDTAFFRDIRQTPEFEQFHYQYFCPLRRWFACKVRAVVSLLIDT from the exons GTATTTAGTCTTCCTGCAGATCAAAAGGGATCTCTACCACGGCCGTCTTCTCTGCAAGACTTCGGATGCTGCTTTGTTGGCCGCCTATATCCTTCAAG CTGAGATCGGGGACTACGACCCGGGGAAGCACCCGGAAGGCTACAGCTCCAAGTTCCAGTTCTTCCCCAAACACTCGGAGAAGCTGGAGAGGAAGATTGCGGAGATCCACAAGTCGGAGCTGAG tggACAGACACCAGCTACTTCAGAGCTGAATTTTCTCAGGAAAGCCCAGACTCTGGAGACCTACGGGGTTGACCCACACCCTTGCAAG GACGTGTCGGGGAACGCGGCGTTTTTGGCCTTCACTCCCTTCGGTTTTGTTGTTCTGCAGGGAAACAAGAGAGTTCACTTCATCAAGTG GAACGAGGTGACCAAAATGAAATTCGAAGGGAAGACTTTCTATTTATATGTAAGTCAGAAGGAG gaaaagaaaattgttcttACGTACTTTGCCCCAACACCAGAAGCCTGCAAGCACCTCTGGAAGTGCGGGATAGAAAACCAGGCTTTCTACAA GTTGGAGAAGTCAAGCCAGGTCCGGACAGTGTCCAGCAGCAACTTGTTCTTCAAGGGAAGCCGGTTCCGATACAG TGGCCGCGTTGCAAAGGAGGTGATGGAGTCCAGTGCCAAGATCAAGAGGGAGCCCCCCGAGATTCACCG ggcagggctggtgccGAGCCGGAGCTGCCCCTCCATCACCCATGGCCCCCGCCTGAGCAGCGTGCCCCGCACCCGCAGGAGAGCTGTGCACATCTCCATCATGGAAG GCCTGGAGTCTCTGCGCGACAGCGCCCACTCGACGCCGGTGCGCTCGGCCTCCCATGGCGACGCCTTCGTGGCCCCCGGCCGGAGCAGCCGCGCCGAGAGCAGCGAGCGGGTGGCCGTCATCGCTGATGAGAACTACAGCCCAGCGGACAGCGTGCTGCCCACGCCGGTGGCCGAGCACAGCCTGGAGCTGATGCTGCTCTCGCGGCAGGCGAACGGGGCCCCGTGCAGCATCGAGGAGGAGAAGGAGTCGGAGGCCGGCACGCCGGCAGCGGCCGAGGCGGAGGAGGGCGGTGAGCTGCGGGCCCTGTGCCCGGGCGCTGGCGGCCTCGGGGCGGCGCAGGCGGAACAGGTGAATAAGTTTGTTTTAAGTGTCCTCCGTTTGCTCCTTGTGACAGTTGGACTCCTCTTTGTtttgctcctcctcctcatcgTCCTTACCGAGTCCGACCTTGACACTGCCTTTTTCCGTGATATCCGCCAGACCCCCGAGTTCGAGCAGTTCCATTACCAATACTTTTGTCCCCTCAGGCGATGGTTTGCCTGCAAAGTCCGCGCCGTGGTAAGCCTGCTCATTGACACCTGA
- the FRMD5 gene encoding FERM domain-containing protein 5 isoform X2 has translation MRAQPPFTMCFRVKFYPTDPAALKEEITRYLVFLQIKRDLYHGRLLCKTSDAALLAAYILQAEIGDYDPGKHPEGYSSKFQFFPKHSEKLERKIAEIHKSELSGQTPATSELNFLRKAQTLETYGVDPHPCKDVSGNAAFLAFTPFGFVVLQGNKRVHFIKWNEVTKMKFEGKTFYLYEKKIVLTYFAPTPEACKHLWKCGIENQAFYKLEKSSQVRTVSSSNLFFKGSRFRYSGRVAKEVMESSAKIKREPPEIHRAGLVPSRSCPSITHGPRLSSVPRTRRRAVHISIMEGLESLRDSAHSTPVRSASHGDAFVAPGRSSRAESSERVAVIADENYSPADSVLPTPVAEHSLELMLLSRQANGAPCSIEEEKESEAGTPAAAEAEEGGELRALCPGAGGLGAAQAEQVNKFVLSVLRLLLVTVGLLFVLLLLLIVLTESDLDTAFFRDIRQTPEFEQFHYQYFCPLRRWFACKVRAVVSLLIDT, from the exons GTATTTAGTCTTCCTGCAGATCAAAAGGGATCTCTACCACGGCCGTCTTCTCTGCAAGACTTCGGATGCTGCTTTGTTGGCCGCCTATATCCTTCAAG CTGAGATCGGGGACTACGACCCGGGGAAGCACCCGGAAGGCTACAGCTCCAAGTTCCAGTTCTTCCCCAAACACTCGGAGAAGCTGGAGAGGAAGATTGCGGAGATCCACAAGTCGGAGCTGAG tggACAGACACCAGCTACTTCAGAGCTGAATTTTCTCAGGAAAGCCCAGACTCTGGAGACCTACGGGGTTGACCCACACCCTTGCAAG GACGTGTCGGGGAACGCGGCGTTTTTGGCCTTCACTCCCTTCGGTTTTGTTGTTCTGCAGGGAAACAAGAGAGTTCACTTCATCAAGTG GAACGAGGTGACCAAAATGAAATTCGAAGGGAAGACTTTCTATTTATAT gaaaagaaaattgttcttACGTACTTTGCCCCAACACCAGAAGCCTGCAAGCACCTCTGGAAGTGCGGGATAGAAAACCAGGCTTTCTACAA GTTGGAGAAGTCAAGCCAGGTCCGGACAGTGTCCAGCAGCAACTTGTTCTTCAAGGGAAGCCGGTTCCGATACAG TGGCCGCGTTGCAAAGGAGGTGATGGAGTCCAGTGCCAAGATCAAGAGGGAGCCCCCCGAGATTCACCG ggcagggctggtgccGAGCCGGAGCTGCCCCTCCATCACCCATGGCCCCCGCCTGAGCAGCGTGCCCCGCACCCGCAGGAGAGCTGTGCACATCTCCATCATGGAAG GCCTGGAGTCTCTGCGCGACAGCGCCCACTCGACGCCGGTGCGCTCGGCCTCCCATGGCGACGCCTTCGTGGCCCCCGGCCGGAGCAGCCGCGCCGAGAGCAGCGAGCGGGTGGCCGTCATCGCTGATGAGAACTACAGCCCAGCGGACAGCGTGCTGCCCACGCCGGTGGCCGAGCACAGCCTGGAGCTGATGCTGCTCTCGCGGCAGGCGAACGGGGCCCCGTGCAGCATCGAGGAGGAGAAGGAGTCGGAGGCCGGCACGCCGGCAGCGGCCGAGGCGGAGGAGGGCGGTGAGCTGCGGGCCCTGTGCCCGGGCGCTGGCGGCCTCGGGGCGGCGCAGGCGGAACAGGTGAATAAGTTTGTTTTAAGTGTCCTCCGTTTGCTCCTTGTGACAGTTGGACTCCTCTTTGTtttgctcctcctcctcatcgTCCTTACCGAGTCCGACCTTGACACTGCCTTTTTCCGTGATATCCGCCAGACCCCCGAGTTCGAGCAGTTCCATTACCAATACTTTTGTCCCCTCAGGCGATGGTTTGCCTGCAAAGTCCGCGCCGTGGTAAGCCTGCTCATTGACACCTGA